The window aatcacaaaaaaatattatataatacttaATCATATTGCAGGTAGGTATGCAGtctttaatttaagtacttatattttaagattttataaataaatgttgggCAAAAACTTTTCCATCTCAGTAACTTTAAAGAAGCCTCTGTTATTAACTTTAATAGGTGACTTTATAATTTCCACAATGTCATTAATtccataccaaattttatcAGTTTTTTCTGGCCATCGGAATGTATTATTTGTAGATAATACCATTGTGCTAATTTCATAATATCCTTTATCTTTATTCTCAACTCTTCCAGGAAAATACTCACCTTCATACTTAACAATGACGTTTGATCTTACTTTTAAGTTTTCATCGAACATTTTATTGTTTCCTAACTTTGCTAACTGATTTAGAGGCAACTCTGATTCGGAACTTGTGTTATCAGTCTcagaacgttttctttttcgttttagatctttttttggcattttgttttcttctatCACTTTTTCAGCATTTGAATCGCTACTATCACcatcatcactactttcttcAAAAGATGCGATTATTCTACACACTTTTTTCTTCATCTTTTTAtttcctggtttattttttttcttagatagtttttctgttttttctttttcagctgCTTTCATAATATCCCGCCATTTATTCGACGTGATAACGGAAGGGACATACATTGCTTTCCTAGTATTTTTTGGTATTACTTTTCCTGGGTACAAAACACAATCTTTCACTAAATCTCTAGCTGTTTGAAGGCCAATTATTGCAGGGGGTTTAGCTGTAAGGCAGGTATTGCAGGGGTTGTCTTTGTTTTGTGAGTCTAGAACATCTGTATCAGAATAGCTAGAAGATGGACCTGGTTTTTCTGCTGTGATATCCTTTTGATTACAGATTTTTAAATCCTTTGAAGATGTGGTTTTAATTAGTGTGTTTTCTACTTGATGAGAATGTAAAGAGTCTTGAACGTCTGTaacagacttgcccgaagatAGACCTGGCTCATCTGATGGTTCTTTTTCCGCAGCCGAAGTTTTGTGGGAGTTGCTTATATTTTCCGAGTCTTGAATGTCGATAGCAGGATAGACGGAAGATGAACCTGGCTCTCCTGATGGGTCCTTCTGGTCAGTTAAGTCATCAATGTACTCTTGGTTCCTTGATATATTATCATCCCTGATAAGCGATGGTGAAGGAGTTTCTCTGACGGCATTTTCAATATCATGAGATGCCAAGGTGGGCTGTGACATTGTAGCAGTAGTATCATTTTTGAAAGTTAGCCATATATCATATAACATTGATGCCTCCTTGTTGCCTTCCCAGTCTTTACCAGAATTAAATGTAGTATAAAAGTCTTTCAGTATGTTTGGTACGATTTTACTTTCCAGGTATGAAATGTAGCTGGATTCAGAAATAGCAACTTCGTGTCGGTTTTCAATAGTTTTTGGATCTCTATCTTTTATAATTCTCTTGTAATTAACAAAGTCAGCGCCAAATGGAAATAAACCACATGTCTGAAATCCTGCTTGCACATTTTTTGCAAACTTATCTTTGTTATCAAGGAGTAAACTTTGCAGAGCAGATGGCAAAGTAAATTTTGTGATTTCTTGTCCATCGTTTTCAATGCGCCACTTTTTGACCATCTGACGCCAATTCTGTTTCAATGGGTAAAATACAGCAACGTCCAAAGGTTGCAACATATGAGTTGTATTTGGGACAAGAGCAATAACTATAATGCCATTTTCCCTACACAATTCGCTAAGATGCATAGTCAGATGGGACTTGTGGCCGtcaagaaacaaaataattggtaattcaatttgtttttctttcagGTAAGGAATGAAGACGTTTGCCACATATTCATAGAAAGATTCGCCCGTCATCCATCCTTTATCGGTTTTACCAACTCCCCATCCATTTGGTGCATTGTCAAGAACTTCAGAACTCAttcttttgtatttgtaaatagttaAAGGAGGTGCATATTCACCAGCGGCATTGACAGTAAATAGGGtagttatattttctttatcgcAGTTTTTTGATGTATCGTAAACATGTTGTCCCTTTTCAGCTAACACAAGAGATCCTTTTGGAGCTAGAAAAAAAGCTGTTTCATCACAGTTCCACACTCTCGCAGGGTTTTCTAGAATCTTTAAATTTTCATCACCGAGCAATGAAGAAATTTCTTGGAACCAGTTTCGAATTTTCTCTTCAGTTATTAAGGCACGAGCTTTATTAATATACTCGGCATGTTTTTGGCTCAAATCAGGATGTCTCGCCATAAATCCATCGAACCAGGATCTTGAAGGTCTATCATTTGTAAAAGGTGTAGCAATTTGGCCCTTCACAACAATTTTCTTAACAGAATCCAACAAACCTTCCTTGTTGATGGGAAATCCAGCGCGAGCGCAATCTTTAATCCAAATGACTAGTTCGTTTTCTATAGGTTTTCCAAGAACTGACTGGGGCCCTACATGGCCAGAAGTTTCAGGCGCTTTTCCAGAAATTTTGTGACGCAAAGTCGTTCGAGGTACGTTAAAATCTCTACTAGCTGTGGCAACGGGCATCCCATTCTTTATTGCGTTCAAAGCTAATGTTATTTTATGCGGTGAGTACTGGAACAATTTTCTTTTCACGACACcgatttttttagtatttggCTTCGATGGAGACATTATAATCGTAACTCTGGAAATGAATAGATAACTTATATCAAAACAGCTAAGTAATTAAGTTGAAAAATCACGATAAAAACTAAATGGCCAAAAGTGGGGTTCTACGAGCACCACTTTTGGCCAGTCATGTGGCCAAAGATgggaaaattcattaatttcCGTTCCACTAGTGGCCACCTCTCATACCTCACTTAATAAACAAATAGCGATAAAATATCATTAGTACCACTTAGACAGTGTATTATTTATGAAGGattaacataaacattaaaaaaatatgaaggattaaaaaaataatgattgatTACTCACCCGCTCGCCTTAGCTTTTTTGCTAAGACTTAAAACAATTGACGATCGTGAAAAAATAATGACTTGTTGGATTGAAGTGAAGTTTGACACATCAAAGCGGTCAACGCTATCAGTATTGCCaatattagatatttttattccCGTAAATCATAGAGTAATATATTTGTCTTTGCCTTAGTTATAACGATTTGAAGTTCTAAATGGCCACAAAGGGGTCGGTGGCCACAACCGGCTCACCTGCCCTATATACCACGAGCCGTACCTACGACATACGTAGGCGCCTACTCTAAGGCTAGTCTCATACGGGGCTATTATTTTAGTGGTAGTAGGAAGAATAGGAACCTTGCCTATGTATCAGTCAGTTCAGAGGGGCAAAAATTGTACCATAGAATGGTCCATAAAATTTGTCATCCCTTGTAGTAAATAGTCTACTTCCCCGTGAGGCGACGAGTAGTTAGGTAGAGAAAGCCAATATCATTATAGCGTCTGCAAGGTGATTTCGGGCTCAATTCAAATTCCAATTAGAGATCTTACACACGTGATTTTATTCTTCACATCGGGGAaatggtaaaataaaaataaacaacctTATTAActagaaaaataatttattttccaaaataattttacatgaGGTCCCAAAGTTCTTCGTTGGTGCCAGCTTGCTGGTCCATCACTGTCTGGTCGGTTCTCAGCACGTCCTAGCTAATCTCGGTTTTCCTCGGAACGCTTCAGCCCCAGACATTCAGgataaaacaatgtacttaagtaagtaatgataTTTTGTCCTCGCAGCTATTGAGCTTGTTAATATCAACAGGATAAACTGACCGGCTTAATTTTCTTTACCTGCACTTTTAGGACATTATATGGAAaagcaaagattttttttatagtatggACCTCAGTACCAGTAgcctaagttaaataaatataaataaataggaaaaataatttattttccgaaAATAATTTTGCGCGAGGCTCCAAAGTTTTGCCCGGACTGCGTGGCACCCTTGTTGGTGCCAGCCTGCAGGCCGATCACTGACTGGCCGGCTCTCAGTACATCCTCGCTGAACTCTCGACGGTTCTCCTCAGAGGGCTTTGGCCCCAGACAAGGACCCCTCCATTCAGGGTGCTTGTATGCCTGGGAAAAgagaaaaaatacttattatcaaAGAGTGAAATCACTATAAATACGTTTTTGCTTATAATTTACGTAAACACAGAAACCCTAGGTGAGCCCTGAGCACTCGCCTTTTGTCTGGTTAGATAATGTCATATGCGGTAACTCTGCAATACGTCACTAAGtacttaaagaaaaacaaagaaaaaaatataaactccCAAAACATTGGAGGGTAAAGTTACAATAATCAGtaattttgatacgaagtcctgagATGGTTTGAAAATGGAAGTACTATCTCAGAGTTGTAAAGGATTTGTGTATCGTCACCATGTAGACTCAGACGCATGCTCTTCAAGATATTGAAAGACACCCAGGCAGGCATGACGAAAACAATTGGCCTAAAAAATTCTCACTTCAGAGTTGAATATCCTTTGTTCTCAAGACTCTTTATTACTTATTCCATTGATAAACTTAttcataacaatattataaaaaatcgaCCAAGAATGGTTGTACACTCACAATAGGGTCCCGTAGCCACTGTCATTTCattgaaagtacttatttttagcTCTAGTTTTATCCTTGACGGCGGGTTCGTATCAATAATGTTAGTAAAACtgtaaagaaataattatgtaatttaccGTTCGGCCGATGGCGAAGATTGTGGTTGTCACCAGGGCGATATTCTTTTGGTCCCAAAGATCGGTGGTCTGGAAAAGGTCTACATCAGGTACTCCGTATTTGATACACGCCTTTTGGAACCTGGAATTAGAAAACACATTTGTTCAGAATATTTTGCTGGATATTAGTTCTCTAGCATACTTAGGGTAAAAGTCGCCGTGGTAGGCCAGTTggaacaacactttgcttttttttcctggctatatctgcaatcagtatcttttttttttgtttactatgagcagatttgGTATAAGTGAATTGTAATAAGGGAACAACGCTTTGTAAAAATGtgttaatgtatgtgatgtggcggtactttataaataaataaataaataaataaacgcttgactcttactGTGAGGTCCAGCACggctctaaaccaatgattttcgaaatgtGTTTTCAGATTGAACATGAATTGCTCAgcggtaaaagaaaacatagtgaggaaacccacgttcaagagaaatgcatttcggaggtatgtgacctgcaCCCGGCTTgccaagagctgcgggttcgaGTCCCGTCTGAGTCAGACTTTATTCAGGTTTGTTTTTGTGTactattttgtacattatacAAAAAAAGAGACAATATGAaggtaaaataacattttgctTTCAATCGATCGATGGTCTTGCAGACGAAGTGTCAGGACGCTCAAGTTTgggcatttcgtaaaaaaaaaacacaaaaacaagaaCTTACTGGCTAATATTGTCCATAAACTTGTAGTCCCCGCCGGATATGTTGACTTTGCTGATGATGCCTGGCTGCAGGCGGTTCATTAGTTTGCAGAGGATGATTCCGTCGCGGAGGGCCAGCTCGAACGGCACTCCCGGAGGGAAGCGCTCTCCGATCACCGACTCTATCCAGTGCTGAGCTTCAGCTTCCTTCTCCGGCTCGCGCTTGCCGGCACACTGGAATGAACAGAGAAAATaattcaataggctagtttccaaccagtcaaatcaataactttttactaaacgataaaacacgaaattactgtcgAATTTATTTGAAAGAGCACACTGTGgggtcatagaaaaacgtgatgtaatgtcggacttattattacgtttttcttgttcataaataagttgaatagaaaaaagaaaatttttatcgttagttttagatgtgtctttatttactaatccgaatttcataaattatcgtaaacctagtacacgagcCGTGTAACACGACTAAATTAATTACTTGTCCATTTATTTAAAGTAAGGTTGTAGGTACCGTAGATTATACCTACTGATTAAATTTACtattacatttaatttattatttaccttaattttttatttgtgactGTTGCCATATAGGTATTATTTCAAAAGAATAATTATGCTTAGCTGATATTTGATATAAGTAGCAATTGAGCTAAGGCTTTATTCTCTTTCTGTTATTAGTAACAAATGTTTATGTGGCTACTCAAAATAAATTAGGTAAAAGCTGAGATCGAAATATTACTCGTATAACTCAGATGGGATTGAATCCCTGAAACCAATTTTCCTGGTAATGCTAATCCCGGCTTGCCTACCTAATACCTAAAATATTCGGTTTGTGAATTTTTCCTAACCACAAAAGTAAGTGTACAAAAAAAGTGTGTGTAAAATAATCCtgacgtaggtacttatattgcaaaaaaacaataacattgtTTTTGTTCATACTTATAACCTTCATGTGTGTGTTATCTGGCTTTTAaactgtgtttttttaattagagCTCCGTACAGTATTTATGCAAAATATAACTTACACTGGTCATCGATTTCCATAAAGTTACTAAAACTTGTTTGAAGTTAAAAAACCCGTTTTGCAAATTTTATCACTTCCACGTTAGTTTAAGATAAAAACCTCGATAGTTCACTCCCTCGATAGGTTCCGTAGCCAGCACGAGGATACACCatttaacaatatatttattgttaccactcccacagacaaaccgaggaattggttttgtggggtttgtattgtaccaatattttctgtatttttatgaaaataaacattttatttatttacttacaatatactTTCATACacaattaatatcacgtggtttccaggatttgtgcccgggtaATGACAATGactatatttattatatgtcggagttagttatgaattaagaagagaaattgatcaaatcggaaaataaaatgaagttacatcacttccgtcatgaagttgcatcgctccgacgtcaggtggcctacggccagagctgcgtgaagtcggagagtcactacagagtcgtcgtgtcgagcggacgtgtactgccgttctagtcgggcagtctaccgcgaaccatcgtcatgagcggacgtgtcgaataattacgaggagtgctatagtcgctcacctataacttgtagggacgtcaagaaagtgtgatcggaaaagagtacctagcaagtacgttcacatgtcccgatgattcggtccgaatatagaaaccatgggtggtggagggcaagtagagggcgagtagccccttcgcgctaacgtccttatgcgcgctagataacgagagactgtgtaaccattacgaataccgtgacgttgccgtgagtgtgtatcttattctgtgactttatctaatcgtgatacaagaactatgtggaagtaaataaaatgattgtgatactattgacggccattattgtcttctaacgcccaccctccattctgatgataatgttacgaccgacaccctctgttacgacatcagaagtgggattagtggacttggatgaagacaacgtgatgcgacgttcacagcaagacaatgcaagtttcgattatcacaatcagaagaagattatgatgattatcacattcgtgtgaccacgtgatgaagatgtagtgtcatgcctgaatttggagatggacctgactttgaagtgacctggaccttgttaatgatcggcatcactacatgccgtgaGATATAATGGCGTGAACagcacaatatttccatactgtgtgcagtcgtgtttggaaattatggtacctcaacttggaaactgttattacggtgagtcgttttcatactggaaccttattgttattgactttattgctgggtgaatttccgtttcaaataatgagaaaattgctttttttaaaaccaaattgccgagacatattgtgtcaatccgtgtcaatcataccgcgttttccaatctgttttcatcatcgtcaaatctttgtattttggtctaaaaatatttcgaattggtgtagacacgcttaacctgcgtggttaaagttgtattttctcactccaagcaaaaagaaattaatcatgacatgataattaagtctcgttaaataacgtgttttgtaatctaccgtcgttcatcaaatctttttaaaccgattgaaagaaagtcatgtgaatacgataatacagtgaattcttttgtttcatgtcataacttgccACGTGGTAcggcaactggtggattgcaagcggcgATGTAAGTGGTgcgggctgagctgtagccgtgtaaagtgatgttatcatggcagcgcgttgtataccagccggacttgctgcgctgatgctgttgaagacctaaaccatgtcacaagaccagtggttgatcttttattggaaattcttataagtcctggtgagtcgtatctgttttacctgatttgaaagatgggaagttttaataggatTCAAATGAATATAGTGCAAAAAGTTatcttttgttaactttagttaaatcAGAAATCGTAATGAATTGAAGTAAACATtctgaagtaaaatgatttggattatgattacttaaatgaaataggcttagaaaatgcccgaaacagtaaatcattagtgagaaaattggagcaaaacattctaaataatgataataccgaattggtaattgtttaagtgcggtaatatttcctcgaggtgttggtcgctacattgtgactttatgacttgtgtgtgtgaaagcagggtgctctgtcgttttgtggtcgtggaccatggtggccatcccgggaggggatgttgtgactcatgactgttttgtagcgtaaccgcagtttggggaggaatattacagtctgttgtgctttgcagtagatgtgtaatgttggttgatttaattgagtaatgaaagctatgattgacctgtttcggagcaactctgataggaagctgtgcacttgtagtgttcggggctgcagccacttttgtgctgctcgtcttagaaactacaggtatgcggtcgaagcCCGGATTttatgttgactttgtatttggtcatgacattgtacctgaatctaagtcaagttgacctccggtagaattagtcgaactgcacaaattagaaattagtgatataaaagaaattgtgtaacgcattgaccactattctaccaactaagatgtaaagtttgtgtgctagctgtgttgagatatcgtcacttggtgtaagtggcatgagttgctgtcgctcgatttaggtggcagtgacgactgtgttgagatatcgtcacttggtgtaagtggcatgagttgctaccgctcgatttaggtggtagtgacgcctggttgcgagatatcgtcactcagtagagtggcacgagttgctaccgctcgatttaggtggtagtgacgcctggttgttagatatcgtcactcagtagagtggcatgagttgctaccgctcgatttaggtggtagtgacgcctggttgttagatatcgtcactcagtagagtggcatgagttactatcgctcgtttaggtgatagtaacgacagacgtgtaaagagtaattggattttcaagtttggttgtttatagtgtgtgaatactggtcaatggtccgttTACCGTGTCGGAGTAGttgatttatcatgatgtaatgtgaactcgtgtagagtcacgagtagagctcatgtagagtcacgagtagagctcatgtagagtcacgagtagagctcgtgtagagtcacgagtagagctcgtgtagagtcacgagtagagctcatgtagagtcacaagtagagctcatgtagagtcacaagtagagctcatgtagagtcacaagtagagctcatgtagagtcacaagtagagctcatgtagagtcacaagtagagctcatgtagagtctcatgttaggtcaggaatgaccgagcgaacttggatactgtgctgtggtatattgtttcagattaacacacgaggacgtgtgtcacgcaggatggccgtgtcggagttagttatgaattaagaagagaaattgatcaaatcggaaaataaaatgaagttacatcacttccgtcatgaagttgcatcgctccgacgtcaggtggcctacggccagagctgcgtgaagtcggagagtcactacagagtcgtcgtgtcgagcggacgtgtactgccgttctagtcgggcagtctaccgcgaaccatcgtcatgagcggacgtgtcgaataattacgaggagtgctatagtcgctcacctataacttgtagggacgtcaagaaagtgtgatcggaaaagagtacctagcaagtacgttcacatgtcccgatgattcggtccgaatatagaaaccatgggtggtggagggcaagtagagggcgagtagccccttcgcgctaacgtccttatgcgcgctagataacgagagactgtgtaaccattacgaataccgtgacgttgccgtgagtgtgtatcttattctgtgactttatctaatcgtgatacaagaactatgtggaagtaaataaaatgattgtgatactattgacggccattattgtcttctaacgcccaccctccattctgatgataatgttacgaccgacaccctctgttacgacatatatatacatatataaataaagaaataggcTCGCCTTcaagctggtgaggagtgggtacggtcacgagcattaatatgtatacactttggtaccatgccacattaacttttttgacaaattgaactgtaagtctcactaaatgtcaaatatgtttgtgcgacagagtactaaaatgggtacattatattgctcatgactgtacaattatACTAAGTATACATCTTATGCGtatcccttcggggaaaaaTCGTGATATTATGCTATGTAAATCGTCAAAAATCACAGTCACCGATTATTGAAGTTTAAAGGCAGACCTAATATTATACACCTTATACTGACGGGATAACAACCCATATCACCTGTTGTATGTTCGGGCTAATTTCCAGAACCATCGAATCGATATGCATGTGGTTTTTACTATAATACTCGGAATTTCTATACGAATGAGATAGGGTTGAAAATTTTATCTAGTTGAAGCGGAATCGGGTCGCTAGTAATAAAagaacccgggtgctttcaaggccagagtgaacaggcaagGAACAAGGCGAGCTCGCtctatcttaggcctcgtcaatgccttctggcaagtctggggccaagagcaaacccatcaaaggtaaaaaaaaaaacttattagatGGTTTTGGAAGTTTTCTGACGGAATCCTATTTATCTTATCTGTCTGGGATAATATTCACAACAAAAGTCAGCATTGAAAACATAAGACGTTACCAcagtaaatatacctacttataagcaCGTTACTGTCAACTGTACTTGTTCgtgtgtttattataaaaatgtttttccaaAACATATTCGTTTTACCAATACTAGCATTTATAGTTTACCATACAAATCCTATAGTtgtcttgttttgttttttgcatGTACCAAAAGTATTGTCTATTTTGTTGTAattatgtcttttttttgttttaaacttcTATTGTTTACCTATGTGAGTTTTTGAAGGTAAGTACTTTGTACATTTATGTACctaataacaaatataattattattaatggtCTATAGAAACTGATGTTTAATCATACGTTTCACTTtgtatcaagagtggctgcatgTTGATTTCCGATTATTTTCTGTCGGGgcgtgtaagtgtgtgtgtatgtaggtatataatagaagcgttttacctaccaataaaacgcatattaatttacttaccttaTTCGAAGCTTATGCTTAATTGAGATAGGCATTACGTTTCCCGTCTTAACCTTCTGTCTCTTTCTATCTTCCTATGCCTAttttctgtctctttcttacGTAGCATCACCAGGCAGTGGGGGCACTCAGTTGAGTAGAACCCCAACTTTATTTCTTCATTGAGTCGAAATTCACCAGGCAGAGATGAGTCATAAGCTTCGAAtaaggtaagtaaattaatatgcGTTTTATTGGTAGGTAAAACGCTTCTATTAATTTGACTTGACCGTTATTCGAAGCTTATGCTTAATTGAGACTTGTTTGTTATCGCCTGgtgatgtcaaaaaaaaactggatAAAGACGCCAATGTGATACTAGGATATTACAATAAATGAAACACTCTATATTTTaccttaagtatatatttttttatgcatcaattttattatctattgtACAAAAACGACAGcgagaaaagaaataaaaaggcacattcttatttgattttcacttaattaatatttttgttcagTTAATCGGTTCAAATAATGTGGTTACAGAGGCATGAGATGGACCTGGCATGACATGCCGTCTGTAAAATTTGCAAAAAGTATTTTGCG is drawn from Pectinophora gossypiella chromosome 7, ilPecGoss1.1, whole genome shotgun sequence and contains these coding sequences:
- the LOC126368497 gene encoding muscle-specific protein 20-like, which codes for MPGRPIWQCAGKREPEKEAEAQHWIESVIGERFPPGVPFELALRDGIILCKLMNRLQPGIISKVNISGGDYKFMDNISQFQKACIKYGVPDVDLFQTTDLWDQKNIALVTTTIFAIGRTAYKHPEWRGPCLGPKPSEENRREFSEDVLRAGQSVIGLQAGTNKGATQSGQNFGASRKIIFGK